The sequence GGCCATGGGGCGCGGCAAACTTCGGATCTACCTCGGTGCGGCACCCGGCGTCGGCAAGACGTACGCGATGCTCGCCGAGGCGCACCGTCGTGTCGAACGGGGCACCGACTGCGTCATCGGCTTCGTCGAGCACCACGGCCGCCCGCGCACCGAGACCATGCTGACCGGCCTCGAAGAGGTCCCGCGCCGCGAGATCGAGCACCGCGCGGCCCTCTTCACCGAGATGGACGTCGACGCCGTCCTGGAACGCGGCCCGGCCGTCGCCCTGGTGGACGAGCTGGCCCACACCAACGTGCCCGGCTCCCGCAACGCCAAGCGCTGGCAGGACGTCGAGGAGCTGCTCCAGGCCGGCATCGACGTGGTCTCCACCGTCAACATCCAGCACCTGGAATCCCTCGGCGACGTGGTCGAGTCCATAACCGGCGTACGCCAGCGCGAGACCGTGCCCGACGAGGTGGTCCGCCGCGCCGACCAGCTGGAACTGGTCGACATGTCGCCCCAGGCCCTGCGCCGCCGCATGGCCCACGGCAACATCTACAAACCGGACCGGATCGACGCCTCCCTGTCCAACTACTTCCGCCCCGGCAACCTCACCGCCCTGCGCGAACTGGCCCTCCTCTGGGTCGCCGACCGGGTGGACGAATACCTCCAGCAGTACCGGGGCGAGCACAACATCCGCACCACCTGGCAGGCCCGCGAACGCATCGTCGTCGGCCTCACCGGAGGCCCCGAGGGCCGCACCCTCATCCGCCGCGCCTCCCGGATGGCGGCCAAGGGCTCGGGCAGCGAGATCCTCGCCGTCTACATCGCCCGCAGCGACGGACTGACCTCGGCCTCGCCCAAGGAACTGGCCGTCCAGCGGACCCTGGTCGAGGACCTGGGCGGCACCTTCCACCACGTCATCGGTGACGACATACCCTCCGCGCTCCTCGCGTTCGCCCGGGGCGTCAACGCCACACAGATCGTCCTCGGCTCCAGCCGCCGCAAGGCCTGGCAGTACATCTACGGACCCGGCGTCGGCGCCACCGTCGCCCGCGAGTCCGGCCCCGACCTCGACGTCCACATCGTCACCCACGACGAGGTCGCCAAGGGCCGGGGCCTGCCCATCGCCCGCGGCGCCCGGCTCGGCCGGGCCCGCATCATCTGGGGCTGGGGGGTCGGCGTCGGCGGTCCCGTCCTCCTCGCCGTGCTCCTCAAGGCCCTGGAGCCCGGCCCCGGGCTCGCCAACGACGTCCTGCTCTTCCTCTTCATGACCGTCGCCGCCGCCCTCATCGGCGGACTGCTGCCCGCCCTCGCGTCCGCCGCCGCCGGCTCCCTGCTGCTGAACTACTGGTTCACCCCGCCCACCCACACCCTCACCGTCCAGGACCCGGAGAACTTCGTCGCCATCGTGATCTTCTTCGCGGTGGCGGTCGCGGTGGCCTCCGTCGTGGACCTCGCGGCCCGCCGCACCCACCAGGCCGCCCGGCTGCGCGCGGAGTCCGAGATCCTGTCGTTCCTGGCCGGCAGCGTGCTGCGCGGCGAGACCACGCTGGCCGCGCTCCTGGACCGGGTCCGCGAGACCTTCGGCATGGGGTCCGTCGCCCTGCTGGAGCGGCAGAGCGACGTCGACCCGTGGACGTGCGCCGGGAGCGTGGGCCCGGCACCGGTCGCCCGCCCCGAGGACGCCGACGTGGATATGCCCGTCGGCGACCACATGGCCCTGGCCCTGTCCGGCCGCGTGCTGCCCGCCGAGGACCGCCGGGTGCTCGGCGCCTTCGCCGCCCAGGCCGCCGTCGTCCTGGACCGCCAGCGCCTGGTGGACGAGGCGGAGGAGGCCCGCAGGCTCGCCGAGGGCAACCGCATCAGGACCGCGCTGCTGGCCGCCGTCAGCCACGACCTGCGTACTCCGCTCGCCGCCATCAAGGCCGCCGTCAGCTCCCTGCGCTCCGACGACGTCGCCTGGTCCGACGACGACGAGGCCGAGTTCCTCGAAGGCATCGAGGCCGGTGCCGACCGCCTCGACCACCTCGTCGGCAACCTCCTCGACATGTCCCGCCTCCAGACCGGCACGGTCACCCCGCTGATCCGGGAGATCGACCTGGACGAGGTGGTGCCCATGGCCCTGGGCGGCGTCCCGGAGGACAGCGTCGACCTGGACATCCCCGAGACGCTGCCCATGGTCGCCGTCGACCCAGGGCTCCTGGAGCGGGCCGTCGCCAACGTCGTGGAGAACGCCGTCAAGTACAGCCCCGACGGCGACCGCGTCACCGTCGCCGCCAGCGCGCTCGGTACCCGCGTCGAACTCCGGGTCGCCGACCGCGGCCGCGGCGTCCCCGACGAGGGCAAGGAGCGCATCTTCGAACCCTTCCAGCGCTACGGCGACGCCCCGCGCGGCGCCGGAGTGGGCCTCGGCCTCGCGGTGGCCCGCGGATTCGCCGAGTCCATGGGCGGCACGCTCGACGCCGAGGACACCCCCGGCGGCGGCCTCACCATGGTCCTGACCCTCAAGGCGGCCCCGGGCCACGCCTCCGTTCCCCGCGCGGACGACGGGAAACTCCTGGACGACGGAAAGCTCCTGGACGACAGGGGACTCCCGACCGGCCCCACCCACAGCAGAAAGGCAGGACCGCGATGACCAGGGTGCTTGTGGTCGACGACGAGCCGCAGATCGTACGCGCCCTCGTGATCAACCTGAAGGCGCGCAGATACGAGGTGGACGCCGCGCCCGACGGGGCGACCGCCCTCCAGCTCGCCGCCGCCCGCCACCCCGACGTCGTCGTCCTGGACCTCGGGCTGCCCGACATGGACGGCGTCGACGTGATCAGGGGCCTGCGCGGCTGGACCAGGGTGCCGATCCTGGTGCTCTCGGCCCGCCACACCTCCGACGAGAAGGTCGAGGCGCTGGACGCGGGGGCGGACGACTACGTGACCAAGCCGTTCGGCATGGACGAGCTGCTGGCCCGGCTGCGGGCGGCGGTGCGCCGCGCCGAGCCCGTGAGCCAGGCCGGCGCCGACGAGGCCGAGATCGTGGAGACCGAGGGCTTCACCGTCGACCTCGCCGCCAAGAAGGTCCACCGCGGGGGGCGCGACGTACGGCTCACACCCACCGAGTGGCACCTGCTGGAGGTCCTGGTCCGCAACGGCGGCCGGCTCGTCAGCCAGCGCAGGCTGCTCCAGGAGGTCTGGGGACCGTCGTACGGCACCGAGACCAACTACCTGCGCGTCTACATGGCCCAGCTGAGGCGCAAACTGGAGGCCGACCCCTCCCACCCCCGCCACTTCGTCACCGAACCCGGCATGGGTTACCGCTTCGAACGCTCCTGAACCCGGCGACCGGGCGCATTCACGCCCCCCGTTCGAGTGAGACGGCGACCACCCGCGACGACCTCGCGGGACCGGTACCCTTCGGGTATGAGTGCTGTTCCTCGATTCGAGAAGCCCCACAAGGCCGACCGGCCTTCCGGGCGCTTCCGGCGGATGCTCGACCGCCTTGCCAGCTCCCAGGAGGACCTGGAGTGCGAGGAGCTGGAGGAGGACGCGCAGGCGTCGGGGTGCACCCGGATCTCCGAATGCACCGACCGCCAGATCGTGAAGGTCACTGGTACCTTGCGGACGGTGACCCTGCGGCCGCGCGCCGGAGTGCCCGCCCTGGAGGCGGAGATCTTCGACGGCACCGCACCGCTCGACGTGGTCTGGCTCGGCCGCCGCTCCATCGTGGGCATAGAACCGGGCCGCAAGCTCATCGCCTCCGGCCGGATCGCGATGAGCCACGGGCGCAGGGTGCTGTTCAACCCCAAATACGAACTCCGACCGCTCGGCAAGGAGTAGCCGGTGACGTCTCTCGACAAGCCGACGTCCGACACGGACCGCACCACCGACCAGCAGGAGGCCGATGCCAGGGCGGTGACCGAGGCAGCGCTCTTCGAGGCCTTCGGTGGCGTGCGGGGCATGGTGGAGACCGTCCTGCCCGGACTGCTCTTCGTCACGATCTTCACCATCGACAAGAACCTGACCAACTCGGCCATCGCGGCCGTCGCGGTGTCGCTGGCGCTCGTGGCCGTCCGGCTGATCCGCAAGGACACCGTCAAGCACGCCTTCAGCGGTGTCTTCGGGGTGGCCTTCGGCGTGGTCTTCGCCAAGATGACGGGCAACGCCAAGGACTTCTACCTCCCGGGCATGCTCTACACCCTGGGCCTCGCCCTGGCCTATCTGGTCAGCACGGTCGCCGGCCTCCCGCTGATCGGCCTCATCCTGGGCCCGGTCTTCAAGGAGAACCTCTCCTGGCGCACCCGTAACCCCGGCCGCAAGAAGGCCTACGCCAAGGCCAGCTACGCCTGGGGCCTGATCCTGCTCGCCAAGTGCGCGATCCTCTTCCCGCTGTACTGGTGGGCCGACACCACCCAGTTCGGCTGGGTGCTGGTCGCCCTGAAGATCCCGCCGTTCCTGCTGGCGGTCTACCTCACCTGGGTCTTCCTCGCCAAGGCTCCGCCGCCCATCGACGTCTTCGCCGAGATGGAGGCCGAGGAACAGGCCGAGAAGGCACGCAAGGAGGCGGCCGCCGCCGAAGCGGCCCGCGGCCAGGAGTTCTGAAACCACGCGAGAGGGCCTGTCACCAGGGGTGACAGGCCCTCTCGCGTGTGCCGCCGCTGTCCTACTTCCCAGGATCGCCCTGGCGCACCGACAGCAGATCCTCCAACTGCTCCTCGCGCGCCTGCGCGGCCACGAACAGCAGCTCGTCACCCGCCTCCAGGCTCTCCTCCGGGCTCGGCGTCAGCACCCGCTGCCCCCGGATGATCGTCACCAGCGAGGTGTCCTCCGGCCAGGCGACCTCCCCGACCTGCGTACCCGCCAGGGCCGACTCCGGCGGCAGCGTCAGCTCCACCAGGTTCGCGTCACCGTGGCTGAAGCGCAGCAGCCGGACCAGATCGCCGACACTCACCGCCTCCTCCACCAGCGCCGACATCAGGCGCGGCGTCGAGACCGCCACATCGACGCCCCACGACTCGTTGAACAGCCACTCGTTCTTCGGGTTGTTCACCCGGGCGACGACCCGCGGAACGCCGTACTCCGTCTTGGCGAGCAGCGAGACGACCAGGTTCACCTTGTCGTCGCCGGTCGCCGCGATCACGACGTTGCAGCGCTGCAACGCCGCCTCGTCCAGCGACGTGATCTCACAGGCATCCGCCAGCAGCCACTCGGCCATCGGCACCCGCTCCACCGAAATGGCGGTCGGCGCCTTGTCCACGAGCAGCACCTCGTGCCCGTTCTCCAGCAGCTCGCCCGCGATGGAACGGCCCACCGCACCGGCCCCGGCAATCGCGACACGCATCAGTGACCGCCCTCCTCAGGGCCCTCGGCGAACGCCGCCTCGACCTTCGCGATCTCGTCCGTACGCATCATCACGTGGACGAGGTCGCCCTCCTGGAGCACCGTCTGCGACGACGGCAGGATGGCCTCGCCCAACCGGGTGAGGAAGGCGACACGCACGCCCGTCTCCTCCTGCAACGTGCTGATCTTGTGGCCGATCCAGGACGGCGTGGTGTGGACCTCCGCGAGCTGCACACCACCGCTCGGATCCCGCCACAGCGGCTCCGCGCCCGAGGGCAGCAGCCGGCGCAGCATCTGGTCCGCCGTCCAGCGCACGGTGGCCACCGTGGGGATGCCCAGGCGCTGGTACACCTCGGCGCGCCGGGGGTCGTAGATCCTCGCCGCGACGTTGTCGATGCCGAACATCTCGCGCGCCACCCGGGCCGCGATGATGTTCGAGTTGTCGCCGCTGCTCACCGCGGCGAACGCCCCGGCCTCCTCGATCCCCGCCTCACGCAGGGTGTCCTGGTCGAAACCGACCCCCGTGACGCGACGTCCGCCGAACCCGGAGCCGAGGCGCCGGAACGCCGTGGGGTCCTGGTCGATGACGGCGACCGTGTGCCCCTGCTGCTCCAGGGTCTGCGCGAGAGCGGCTCCCACTCGCCCGCAGCCCATGATGACGATGTGCACCTTGCGCCTACCTCGCAGTCCTGGTCGTCCGGCTGACCTGCGAAAACACCCTGCTCACACTCTTTCCTCGGCTGGCCGGGCAAACAACGGGGCAACGGTGTTTCCCGTCGCCCGGATACGAGCTTATGCCGCGCCGGATACCTTGCCTCATCCGAGTGCGCGCAACGCGGTGCCGCGGGGCCACGGTGCCAGGATTCCGTTAAGGATTTCGCGTCGCTCCCGTCCGAGTGCAGGAGATTGGCGGGCCACGCCGGTCGTGCGGGGGCAGGCCCCATACAGAACCCTTACGATCCCAGCGTGTCCAAACTGACCGACGTGCCCAAACGGATTCTGATCGGACGGGCCCTGCGCAGCGACAGGCTGGGGGAGACGCTCCTCCCCAAGCGCATCGCACTTCCCGTCTTCGCATCCGACCCGCTGTCCTCGGTGGCGTACGCACCCGGAGAAGTCCTCCTGGTGCTGTCCATCGCGGGTGTGTCGGCCTACCACTTCAGCCCGTGGATCGCGGTCGCGGTCGTGGTCCTCATGTTCACGGTCGTCGCCTCCTACCGGCAGAACGTGCACGCCTACCCGAGCGGCGGCGGCGACTACGAGGTCGCCACCACCAACCTCGGTCCCAAGGCCGGTCTGACCGTGGCCAGCGCCCTGCTGGTCGACTACATCATGACCGTCGCCGTGTCGATCGCCTCCGGGGTGGAGAACCTCGGCTCGGCGATCCCCTTCGTCGTCGAGCACAAGACGGGGTGCGCGGTCGCGGCCATCGTGCTGCTGACGGTGATGAACCTGCGCGGCGTCAAGGAGTCCGGCAAGCTCTTCGCCATCCCCACCTACCTCTTCGTGGCCGGCGTCTTCATCATGCTCATCTGGGGCGCCTTCCGCGGTCTCGTCCTCGGCGACACCATGCGCGCCCCGACCGCCGCGTACACGATCAAGGCCGAGCACCAGGGCCTGGCCGGCTTCGCCCTCGTCTTCCTGCTGCTGCGCGCCTTCTCCTCCGGCTGCGCGGCGCTCACCGGTGTCGAGGCGATCAGCAACGGTGTACCCGCGTTCCGCAAGCCCAAGAGCAAGAACGCCGCGACCACCCTCGCCATGATGGGCCTGCTCGCCGTCACCATGTTCTGCGGCATCATCGCGCTGGCCATGGCCACCGACGTCAAGATGGCCGAGAACCCGGCGACGGACCTGGTCCGCGACGGCTCCCCGGTCGGCTCCGGCTTCGTCCAGGACCCGGTCATCTCCCAGGTCGCGGCCGCGGTCTTCGGCGACGGCACGTTCTTCTTCGTCATCCTCGCCGCCGCCACCGCCCTCGTCCTCTTCCTGGCCGCCAACACCGCGTACAACGGCTTCCCGCTGCTCGGCTCGATCCTGGCCCAGGACCGCTACCTGCCCCGCCAGCTGCACACCCGCGGGGACCGGCTCGCCTTCTCCAACGGCATCGTGCTGCTGGCCGGCGCCGCGATCCTGCTGGTCGTCGTCTACGGCGCCGACTCGACCCGGCTGATCCAGCTGTACATCGTCGGCGTGTTCGTCTCCTTCACGCTCAGCCAGACCGGCATGGTCCGGCACTGGAACCGCCACCTGCGCGTGGAGCGGGACCAGGCCAAGCGCCGCCACATGGTCCGCTCCCGCGCGATCAACACCTTCGGCGCCTTCTTCACCGGCCTGGTGCTCGTCGTCGTCCTCGCCACCAAATTCACCCACGGCGCCTGGGTGGCGCTGCTCGGTATGGTGATCTTCTTCGGCACGATGACCGCGATCCGCAAGCACTACGACCGGGTCGCCGAGGAGATCGCCGCCGACGCCGCCGCCCCCGACGAGTCCATCCGCCCCTCCCGGGTCCACTCGATCGTCCTGGTCTCCAAGCTCCACCGCCCCACCCTGCGCGCGCTCGCCTACGCCAAGCTCATCCGTACGGACCACCTGGAGGCACTCTCCATCAGCGTGGACCCGGCCGAGACGAAGGCGCTCAGGGAGGACTGGGAGCGGCGCGGCATCAACGTACCGCTGAAGATCCTCGACTCGCCCTACCGCGAGGTGACCCGCCCGGTCATCGAATACGTGAAGAGCCTGCGCCGGGAGAGCCCGCGCGATGTGGTGAGCGTCTACATCCCGGAGTACGTCGTCGGCCACTGGTACGAGCACCTGCTGCACAACCAGAGCGCCCTGCGGCTCAAGGGCCGGCTGCTCTTCACCCCCGGCGTGATGGTCACCTCGGTCCCGTACCAGCTGGAGTCCTCCGAGGCGGCCAAGAAGCGCGCACGCAGGCGCGCGGACTGGATCGCCCCCGGCTCGGTGCGCCGCGGCCCGGTGGAACGCAAGCACAAGGACCCGACGCCGAAGGGCTGAGGCGGGGTACCCCGGGGGACCCCTGGGAGGTCTTCCGATGGTCGGCGGCCGGACGAGACCGACGTAGACTCGTAGGTTGTTGTCCGGCCGTCGGCCACCCCCCTTCCCTTGGAGCCCGCCCCTCATGCAGAACGAATCCACGTCGCCGCAGTCCGGGGAGACACAGACCGGGGAGACGCGGCCGGAGTCGCTCATCGGGCGGGAGTACGAGGTCGAGGTCGGTCCGGTCGCGCACGGCGGCCACTGCATCGCGCGGACGGACGAGGGCCGCGTCCTGTTCGTACGCCACACCCTGCCCGGCGAGAAGATCGTCGCGAAGGTCACCGACGGCGACAACGACTCGCGCTTCCTGCGCGCGGACGCGGTACGGATCATCGAGGCGTCCAAGGACCGGGTGAAGGCCCCCTGCCCGTTCGCGGGCCCCGGCAAGTGCGGCGGCTGCGACTGGCAGCACGCCAAGCCGGGCGCCCAGCGCCGCCTCAAGGGCGAGGTCATCGCGGAGCAGCTCCAGCGCCTCGCGGGCCTCACCCCCGAGGAGGCCGGCTGGGACGGTACGGTCATGCCGGCCGAGGGCGACAAGCTCCCGGCGGGCGAGGTGCCCGCCTGGCGCACCCGCGTCCAGTACGCCATCGACGAGGACGGCCGCGTCGGCCTCCGCAAGCACCGCTCGCACGACGTCGAGATCATCGACCACTGCATGATCGCCGCGCCCGGTGTCTCCGAGCTCGGCGTCGAGAAGCAGGACTGGCCCCAGATGGCCACGGTCGAGGCCATCTCCGCCACCGGCTCCCACGACCGCCAGGTCATCCTCACCCCCCGCACGGGCGGCCGCCTCCCCCTCGTCGAGCTGGACAAGCCCGTCTCGGTCCTCCGCGTCGACGAGCGCGACGGCGGCGTCCACCGCGTCCACGGCCGCGGCTTCGTCCGCGAACGCGCCGACGACCGCACCTACCGCGTCGGCTCCGGCGGCTTCTGGCAGGTCCACCCCCAGGCCGCCGACACCCTCGTCCGCGCCGTCATGCAGGGCCTGCTGCCCCGCAAGAACGACACCGCCCTCGACCTCTACTGCGGCGTCGGCCTCTTCGCCGGCGCCATCGGCCAGCGCATCGGCGAGAAGGGCGCGGTCCTCGGCATCGAGTCCGGCAAGCGCGCGGTCGAGGACGCCCGCCACAACCTCAAGGACCTCGACCGCGTCCGCATCGAACACGGCAAGGTCGACCAGGTCCTGCCCCGCACGGGCATCACCGAATGCGACCTCATCGTCCTGGACCCGCCCCGCGCGGGCGCCGGCAAGGCCACGGTGAAGCAGCTGGTGGGCCTGGGCGCCCGCCGCATCGCATACGTGGCCTGCGACCCGGCGGCGCTGGCGAGGGACCTGGCGTACTTCCGGGAGGGCGGATACCGGGTGCGGACGCTGCGGGCGTTCGATCTGTTTCCTATGACGCATCATGTCGAGTGCGTCGCGATCCTTGAGCCTGCGGGCAAGGGTGCCTGACCTCCGTTTTTGCTCCTCCTGTGGGTCTCGACCTTTCCTCTCCGTGTAGCGGTTCGATCGGACGGATCGCTCCTTGAGGGCTCTCTGACCAGCGAATTCGCGAACGAGGCGCTTGCAGCGGCGACGCCCTCCAGTGGCTTCTGCGGGGTTCTTGACGCTCGGGTGACGCTCGAAAAGGAAGTCTTCGGGTCTCCGCGTTGGCGATGCGCATGGCCGCCTGGCCCCACGCTCCGCGGAGCCGAGCGCCACCCGACCGCACTTGATACCGTCCTGGTATCATCCTTGTATGGCGATGACACTTCGACTCCCGGATGACCTTGACGCGAAGCTCACTGAGCGGGCCCGTCGGGAGGGCCGCAGTAAGCAGGAACTCGCCATTGAGGCCATCCGTGACGCGCAGGACCGGGCCGAGCTGAAGGTCGATGACGTCCTGGCCGAGCTGATGGACAGCGATGCGGAGATCCTGGACTACCTGAAGTGACCGACGTGCGCTACATCCAGGTCGACGAAATCCTGGCCATCGCCCGTACGGTCAACGGTACGGAGCACAGCGTGCGTGACATGGGTCTTCTGGTGTCGGCGATTGAGCGACCCCGGACGAACGTGTTCGGAGCCGAGCTGTATCCCACGCTGCACGAGAAGGCCGCGGCATTGCTGCACTCCGTCGCCCGCAACCATGCGCTGATCGACGGCAACAAGCGCACCGCCTGGCTTGCCATGCGTGTCTTCCTGCGGTTCAACGGCGTCAGCGCGAGTACCGTCCCGCCGCCCGTTTCCGTGGCCGGGCCGTTCGTCGAGGAAGTCGCGCAGGACAACGTCGATGTACCGGCGATCGCCAAGCGCCTCGCGACCTGGTTCCCTGTTTCCTGACGTTCGACGAGGCAGGGGCGCCTCATGTGGACTGCATGGCGATTCTGGAGCTAATGGGAAGGGGATCTGAGCTGCGGTTTCGTGGGTTGCTCAGGCGCAGCCGGGCATGCTCGACGCTTGCGTTCCAATCCCGGACCCAGCCCAGGCGCTGAGCTGTGCCTGTTGCGTGTGGTTAACCTGGCCATAGGTGACTACGACTGCCAGCGTGCGACCAATGCCGTCCACGGAGTGGTGGATCTTTCTCGTCCGGCCGTTACAGGATCGGCCTATTGCGTGGTTGGCTGGCTGGCCCCTGGCGTTAGGGGCGCTGGTGTGTCTCTCCGGCCGGGCCGTGTTCGTGGCGTTAACGCTTCGGTTCCACAGAATTCGTGAACGCGGTAAGCGGATTCGATCGTCGGCCATCACAAAGTGACGAAAGCGGCACATGAAACCTAAGGATGGGCATACTCTGCGGGGATTACCGCAGGTGGGCCGGGGCGGCCTGTAGTGCGGCGGAGGTTTCATGGGTGGGGACCCGTATGTGTCAGCAAAAGGGGCCGGTGAGGGTGAGTGGACGGGGGCGCTGGATCCGTACGGTGACAGGGCTCTCCTGACCGCTGCCATGGCGGAGGGCTACGACGCCGTCCCCTACCAGGAACGCAGTCGGCTGCGGAGCTATCTCGAAGCGGTTGTCGCGGCCCGTCCGGCGCCGGTGCACACCACCGTCGCCTTCAACGCCGTGTACTTCGGGTATGCCCTCGGAGGCGACGGCTATGGCGGAAGCCCGCTGTGCCTCGACGACTTCCCCGTCATCACCTTCGGCGAGTGCGCTCCCGTGCTCCCGGTCGGTGCCATGGTGTGTGTCGCCACCGGGTCGGACCCGCTCTACGCCGAGATCGTCTACCGGGAGGGCGCGCACACGGAGGTGGGCGCGCTCGGTGACGTACCGGCCTGGGTGTCGGGGGCGCCCGTGGGCGCAGAAGGTCCGGGGAGGCCGGGTGCGAATGCCGCGCCACGGCGCAGAGAATTGCTGGTCCCGGACTTCCACGCCTTCGGTCCGGCCCTGAGCCTTTCACCGGCTCAGCTTCATCGCTTGCGCACGCGCGGGCGATGGATCAATGAGGACGGGCATGTCGTCGTCGACGTGTGCTACCCGTCCTTGCGAGAAGCCCAACGCGACGATCTGACGGCCTACGCGGAACATCTCCTGACGACGGCTCGGGAGCAGCTGCTCAGCCCCTTCATCCCTGTTTCCCTTGCTTCCCTGGTGGGAGGCAAGCACGACGACGATCTGCGGGCCGGACTGTTAGGTCTCCTCGACACGGTGCGGGGTGTCCTTAATTCCAGTACCGTGTTGCGCACCTGGGGTCACTACGTCATGACCCGCACCTCCCTCGCGGACTGCTGGCGGGACACCGGACCGCTGGGCGGCGACGACCTGAGGACCCTCGTGGCCGCGGTCGAGCGCGCAGCCACCCCGGCGAGACGACGACACGGCCTCCTCGCTCCGGTCACTGTGTACACGGCGGTCGGACCACGGCTCCGCGGTTTTCCCGGGACGGCGGAACGGCTCAGGGGGGTGGGGTACGCCGCTGCGGTGTGCCGGGCGAACGTGGCGCTCGCCGACGTGGTCCAAGGGGACAGCGACCAGGGTCTGTTCGGCAACGGCTCCCGGATCACGCTCGACGACGCCGTCGAGGGGGGAGGGGTATGGCGGTCCCACCATCCTGGCGACGCGGAGGCACCCGGAAACCCTCTGGTCCCGGCCGGGCGCGGCTGGAACTCCACACTGCTGGCACTGCCTGAGCCGGAAACGGAAGCGGAGCTGGAACCGGTAGATGCGCCCCTCGCCGACGACGACGCCCTCGGCGCCGGCGAACTTCTGCGAAGCGACGCGCAGGAGATCGTCTGGCGGGCGCCTCTGCGGCTGGCCCATCTCATCGACGGCTGGTTCCCCCTGCCTCCGTATGTCGCGGAGGAGCTTCGCCGGTCGCACGGCGCGCACCCCACGCTTCGCCTCGAACTCGACCATGCTGGTGAGACGTTGGACCAGAAGGAGACTGTGCAGGACATCGCGGCCGAACTCGGGCACGACTCGCTTCGGTTGACGGGAATCGTCTGGCCCGGTGACTTCTTCGCCGGCCTGATGCTGGAGCTGCGCCGGCTCCGTGGCGACACGATCATTCGGCTGGCCACCACACGGTTGAAGGAATCGGTGCGGGCCGGTGACCGTGAGACGGGGCACTGTTACGACCCTCGCGTACTCACCAGGGAAGATGTGCCGGGCAGCAGCCGCCACGGTGACAGCGCGGCCGGGCTGGGTCCCCGGCAACTAGTGATGCGCACCGTGCGCCGTTGCGGCCTGCTCACCCTGGACGGCCATGCCCTGATGGACCGGTCGGTCCTGCCGAGGGCGGTCTACGGAAGCCGACCGGCCCGGTCGCAGGCCGCCGCCCTGGACTGGGCTGTCGCCGAACTGCTCGCTGGGCGTCTTCTGGAGGCGGCCCTAGGCAGCATGGACGCCTGGGGGCAACCGCACTTCCCCCCGCGTGACGGACAACGGAGCATTCCCCTAATCGGCTACCGCCCCGCCAGGCCGCGGGTGATACGTCCGTGGGGCGGTGGCGAATCGGACCTTGAGGGACTGCACGGCGCTCAGTTCGTCGCAGGTCATCTGCGCCGCTTGCGGCCGGGGTGTCTGCCCAGCGACGTTCAGCGCGCGGCCTTCCGGGAGCACTGCCGCAGGCTCGGCAAGGCGGACGGC comes from Streptomyces sp. Mut1 and encodes:
- a CDS encoding sensor histidine kinase translates to MGRGKLRIYLGAAPGVGKTYAMLAEAHRRVERGTDCVIGFVEHHGRPRTETMLTGLEEVPRREIEHRAALFTEMDVDAVLERGPAVALVDELAHTNVPGSRNAKRWQDVEELLQAGIDVVSTVNIQHLESLGDVVESITGVRQRETVPDEVVRRADQLELVDMSPQALRRRMAHGNIYKPDRIDASLSNYFRPGNLTALRELALLWVADRVDEYLQQYRGEHNIRTTWQARERIVVGLTGGPEGRTLIRRASRMAAKGSGSEILAVYIARSDGLTSASPKELAVQRTLVEDLGGTFHHVIGDDIPSALLAFARGVNATQIVLGSSRRKAWQYIYGPGVGATVARESGPDLDVHIVTHDEVAKGRGLPIARGARLGRARIIWGWGVGVGGPVLLAVLLKALEPGPGLANDVLLFLFMTVAAALIGGLLPALASAAAGSLLLNYWFTPPTHTLTVQDPENFVAIVIFFAVAVAVASVVDLAARRTHQAARLRAESEILSFLAGSVLRGETTLAALLDRVRETFGMGSVALLERQSDVDPWTCAGSVGPAPVARPEDADVDMPVGDHMALALSGRVLPAEDRRVLGAFAAQAAVVLDRQRLVDEAEEARRLAEGNRIRTALLAAVSHDLRTPLAAIKAAVSSLRSDDVAWSDDDEAEFLEGIEAGADRLDHLVGNLLDMSRLQTGTVTPLIREIDLDEVVPMALGGVPEDSVDLDIPETLPMVAVDPGLLERAVANVVENAVKYSPDGDRVTVAASALGTRVELRVADRGRGVPDEGKERIFEPFQRYGDAPRGAGVGLGLAVARGFAESMGGTLDAEDTPGGGLTMVLTLKAAPGHASVPRADDGKLLDDGKLLDDRGLPTGPTHSRKAGPR
- a CDS encoding response regulator gives rise to the protein MTRVLVVDDEPQIVRALVINLKARRYEVDAAPDGATALQLAAARHPDVVVLDLGLPDMDGVDVIRGLRGWTRVPILVLSARHTSDEKVEALDAGADDYVTKPFGMDELLARLRAAVRRAEPVSQAGADEAEIVETEGFTVDLAAKKVHRGGRDVRLTPTEWHLLEVLVRNGGRLVSQRRLLQEVWGPSYGTETNYLRVYMAQLRRKLEADPSHPRHFVTEPGMGYRFERS
- a CDS encoding OB-fold nucleic acid binding domain-containing protein, coding for MSAVPRFEKPHKADRPSGRFRRMLDRLASSQEDLECEELEEDAQASGCTRISECTDRQIVKVTGTLRTVTLRPRAGVPALEAEIFDGTAPLDVVWLGRRSIVGIEPGRKLIASGRIAMSHGRRVLFNPKYELRPLGKE
- a CDS encoding DUF3159 domain-containing protein, which produces MTSLDKPTSDTDRTTDQQEADARAVTEAALFEAFGGVRGMVETVLPGLLFVTIFTIDKNLTNSAIAAVAVSLALVAVRLIRKDTVKHAFSGVFGVAFGVVFAKMTGNAKDFYLPGMLYTLGLALAYLVSTVAGLPLIGLILGPVFKENLSWRTRNPGRKKAYAKASYAWGLILLAKCAILFPLYWWADTTQFGWVLVALKIPPFLLAVYLTWVFLAKAPPPIDVFAEMEAEEQAEKARKEAAAAEAARGQEF
- a CDS encoding potassium channel family protein, with the protein product MRVAIAGAGAVGRSIAGELLENGHEVLLVDKAPTAISVERVPMAEWLLADACEITSLDEAALQRCNVVIAATGDDKVNLVVSLLAKTEYGVPRVVARVNNPKNEWLFNESWGVDVAVSTPRLMSALVEEAVSVGDLVRLLRFSHGDANLVELTLPPESALAGTQVGEVAWPEDTSLVTIIRGQRVLTPSPEESLEAGDELLFVAAQAREEQLEDLLSVRQGDPGK
- a CDS encoding potassium channel family protein, with product MHIVIMGCGRVGAALAQTLEQQGHTVAVIDQDPTAFRRLGSGFGGRRVTGVGFDQDTLREAGIEEAGAFAAVSSGDNSNIIAARVAREMFGIDNVAARIYDPRRAEVYQRLGIPTVATVRWTADQMLRRLLPSGAEPLWRDPSGGVQLAEVHTTPSWIGHKISTLQEETGVRVAFLTRLGEAILPSSQTVLQEGDLVHVMMRTDEIAKVEAAFAEGPEEGGH